A genomic region of Synechococcus sp. NOUM97013 contains the following coding sequences:
- a CDS encoding cadherin domain-containing protein, producing MSFTRLGNDIDGEAANDVFGTCVSISADGSVVAIGADGNDSNGNLAGHVRIYQWDSGSSSWSKLGGDIEGEAAGDQCHTVSISGDGTVLAVGAQKNDGNGNQSGHTRLYKWDGSSWNQLGSDIDGEAAGDYSGIALNLSNDGTTVAIGATDNDGNGTNSGHTRIYRWDGSSWNKLGSDIDGEAAGDYSGHSVSLSNDGSTVAIGATNNDGNGNKSGHTRIYEWDGSSWNKLGSDIDGEAAGDESGVSVSLSSDGSTVAIGAINNDGNGNKSGHTRIYKWDGSSWNQRGSDIDGESANDHSGNWVSLSGDGTIIAIGADQDGTGSGLPGSVRIYQFNGSAWSQVGSDLDGEAANDNFGHSVSLSNDGSTVAIGGLRNDGNGTNAGHVRVFSLSDTTAPTFSSAATSTDGTKVVLTYDEALSATTAAASAFTVTTGGSANAVTAVAISGSTVELTLTNAVKNDQAVTVAYADPSGSNDTNAVQDSQGNDAASLSSTSVTNNSTVAGTAPTFQSAATSTDGTKVVLTYDEALSATTAAASAFTVTTGGSANAVTAVAISGSTVELTLTNAVKNDQAVTVAYADPSGSNDTNAVQDSQGNDAASLSSTSVTNNSTVAGTAPTFQSAATSTDGTKVVLTYDEALSATTAAASAFTVTTAGSANAVTAVAISGSTVELTLTDTVKNDQTVTVAYADPSGSNDSNAVQDSQGNDAADLSSTSVTNNSTVAGTPPTFSSAATSTDGTKVVLTYDEALSATTAAASAFTVTSGGIANNVTAVAVSGSTVELTVSRPIPSWHDLAVTYTDPSSSNDDNAVQDGQGNDAASLSSTSVTNNSTVEGRAFEEAGDQSTLKSSTTDDWYGTAVTLSKDGSTMAVGVPRAAGGGTRRGQVRIYKRSGDDWNLIDTINGTQDLAQQGQAISLSADGNIIAIGAAAYDNGSKSDAGHVRTFKYDTSSSSYSDYGSNHEIKGNNTQDYFGVSVSLSADGKILAAGASGHDYSNKKDVGYITIYHFNDDSNKWVRKLFKRGSITQNYFGGEIAVSGDGKTVAIGGPGASGSAGQGRVVVYRYNESTEKWLQLGVGKYGVAGDDHFGRSLSISADGSVLAVGGPENDDAGSNRGRVDLFELSESGDLQPLGLPIYGEANDDQSGVAVSLSDNGKRIAIAAHLNDGGGTDSGQVRLYEFIDGSWQQQGIDLDGPTQQSFRNNENIAISLSGDGTHLAIGSPASNDSAPNTEGLVRVFKFHDSVTPTLSSSQTSIDGEKVIVTFSENLSADRPNSSQFSISVNGTTRTITGIEAKGPSIELTLDQAIKSSDTNIQVSYSDASGGDDSAAAQDFSGNDASSFSNQSVTNLSVIDLSSRFLEDEDGNIFAEYGYAKVGPAFTQVDLNLSGGFSSPLVFCNVVSRNERDPVATRLNAVTSSSFQVQLDEPKFYGTSKGKSFHTDEIISYFVIESGKHELTDGKIFYAKSEGQKRHPSNPSTKSQSWSSTISYADANFSEIPVLFGQSQTHAGADFITTRTKNVSKTGFQYSFQEAENKGSHPAQETFAWMAYSGGKSNSGGIELEGQALDKVFTHTPKQQSFLNSYASTPLLLAGLRTFEGDDTSFSRVHALNTSGFTVALQEESSANGELEHGNESIHYLAIATSAPPSIQSATESFAENTDTTSQVKVIDLQDSNTLTDKSPDGEAISYSIKTGNTDVFAINSNTGVITIKAGTNLDYETTTSYALTISAQAGTASTEAVITVNVDPFNDNDVVLSDNNISQNTVAENASTGTPVGITALGSDADRGVSISSYALTDDAGGLFAINSSTGVVTVNGAIDYESKQSHTITVKATSSDNSATTKDFTIAVTDVDDNTLSVADSNSATNTIAENATAGDGVGVTALGTDADYGTSIAYDFTSNPSDLFAIDASSGVITLATDKTLDYESAQSHTLTVRATSTDSNGDTSTATKEISIAVTDVDDNTLSVADSNSATNTIAENATAGDGVGVTALGTDADYGTSIAYDFTSNPSDLFAIDASSGVITLATDKTLDYESAQSHTLTVRATSTDSNGDTSTATKEISIAVTDVDDNTLSVADSNSATNTIAENASSGATVGVTALGTDADYGTSIAYDFTSNPSDLFAIDASSGVITLATDKTLDYESAQSHTVKVRATSTDSNGDTSTATKEISIAVTDVDEFTPSLSDGDSTANTVAEDATAGTTVGVTAKGSDGDAGTSFSYAFASDGNPNVLFDLNATTGVVTLAGSLDYETATSHSIKVVGTATDSNGGSKTTEETFQINVGNVNDNDPALAAQSVDVLDSISAGTELADLKDSNTSNDTDRDGDAIEYSITAGNENKLFAINATTGKLSLATGKSLDYDTSDQHVLTIEAADTGGRSGTATITIDVQDSNTAPDAVDDAITLNEDSSVDVAASSGIIQSNDSDQDGDSLTVHKFYLGESTESSPIEGILGQAINGSYGLLTLNSDGSYQYSADNANALGSGETAVDSFHYVVSDGKLTEKADISFTIEGVNDAPFLADTTKKRKYIEGQSNVTVIDGSLDIIDPDDTDIESASIQFSSETYQATEDVLGFNDAYGIQGGWNAATGVLSLTGSTSISNYIKALESITYTNTNNVNPVIGERTIEWTVNDGDANSTDVTSIVDVGGTNDAPESNNEAVAVDASSTISTTTQTNLLSNDTDPEGDSLSILKFRLGTEKESSTEFQAGNTITGLYGRMTIQADGSYSYIADQTGAKRLLTDETRTETFTYTVSDSQDTDAGEIEITITGINDSPVAINDSFQVEEDSSKFRPDVQGLLANDTDVDGDALSITTVRTGNEASVSSSTTSSRTATGTYGTVDINEDGSYRYAADQDAADALDEGDLVTGIFTYTLSDGESTDQGELEIEIRGINDAPVLAAITGGSVAAQDNTTDFTSNNLSGQLSATDADESASLTYGISTSTSSAKTAFASSPQQRVNANQSSTTYTGSYGQLTINPTTGSYQYTPNSTAIYSLSAGQQANDSFDIFVSDGSLTSNQSYNITVTGANHSAGSGTSGGGGSSSTDSGSTGTDPGDTGNTGSGSIDGGSSGTESPDTGSTSPGSSGGGSSDTEGSSSTGSTGAGSSDSGSDSSSASSTTTSTETASAGLGDSGFAETSFVGSDFASEAIASLLADPITGSENSFDLETQPQTLLVASAGVSSLQNIQPNEAENEIIQNNNSGDGGTNNLFIPSTAAIDSSDEFLSAIQQDIANILSTIDSNNGVRIQLPTSSAEVLTPQTLGPSDQDESTLAPETLDFDNNEEGNNPENIDSEASDLLSWQQFAPADKAGMIPLLISLNARPQGDMIVQLRASNLNAFGSADFNFTPENWNQPQLIWIDANQIEFEGESETLELKVGLLSATDPDTVDIEILNIEIQDPTPCAESKCGQAAAQAREIDGEDDPNLDLELSTIAEERSAFFLFLRSSLSPFLVLTNMALHMIRQLQPEEPTQVASLELSSAADNQRVQEQTPDSKVDNVHVFAPIDLSSMSETATPNVLRDTANQIGQLEPASLLTDNPNPFERF from the coding sequence GTGTCGTTCACCCGGCTCGGCAACGACATTGATGGAGAGGCTGCCAATGACGTTTTCGGCACCTGCGTCTCCATTTCAGCCGACGGATCCGTCGTCGCTATTGGCGCCGATGGCAACGATTCAAATGGCAACTTAGCCGGACACGTCCGCATCTATCAGTGGGATTCGGGCTCCTCCTCCTGGAGCAAGCTCGGCGGTGATATTGAGGGCGAAGCCGCCGGTGACCAATGCCACACCGTCTCCATTTCTGGAGATGGCACTGTCCTGGCCGTTGGCGCTCAAAAAAACGATGGCAATGGCAACCAATCAGGCCATACCCGCCTGTACAAATGGGACGGCTCCAGCTGGAACCAACTCGGCAGCGATATCGATGGAGAAGCCGCTGGTGATTACAGCGGCATAGCTCTCAACCTGTCGAATGATGGAACGACGGTTGCCATTGGTGCCACTGACAACGATGGCAATGGCACCAACTCTGGGCACACACGCATCTATCGATGGGACGGCTCCAGCTGGAACAAGCTCGGCAGCGATATCGATGGAGAAGCTGCTGGTGATTACAGCGGCCATTCCGTTTCGCTTTCAAACGACGGCAGCACGGTTGCCATTGGTGCCACTAACAACGACGGCAATGGCAACAAATCAGGCCATACACGCATCTACGAATGGGACGGCTCCAGCTGGAACAAGCTCGGCAGTGATATCGATGGAGAAGCCGCTGGTGATGAAAGTGGTGTCTCCGTCTCCCTCTCCAGCGATGGCAGCACAGTTGCTATTGGTGCCATCAACAACGATGGCAATGGCAACAAATCAGGCCATACACGCATCTACAAATGGGACGGCTCCAGCTGGAATCAACGCGGTAGCGATATCGATGGCGAGTCTGCCAATGATCACAGCGGCAACTGGGTTTCCCTATCCGGCGACGGCACCATCATTGCCATTGGCGCAGATCAGGACGGCACTGGTAGCGGCTTACCAGGCTCCGTTCGCATCTACCAATTTAATGGCAGCGCCTGGAGTCAAGTCGGCAGTGATCTCGATGGAGAGGCGGCAAATGACAATTTTGGCCACTCAGTCTCGCTATCCAACGACGGCAGCACCGTCGCCATTGGCGGTCTTCGAAATGACGGAAATGGCACCAATGCTGGCCACGTAAGAGTCTTCAGCCTCTCTGATACCACTGCGCCCACCTTCTCCTCAGCTGCCACCAGCACCGACGGCACCAAAGTTGTCCTCACCTACGACGAGGCCCTCTCCGCCACAACCGCTGCCGCTTCTGCTTTCACAGTCACAACAGGTGGCAGCGCCAATGCCGTCACCGCCGTTGCCATCTCCGGTTCCACCGTTGAGCTCACGCTCACCAACGCCGTTAAAAACGATCAGGCCGTCACCGTTGCCTACGCCGATCCATCCGGCTCCAACGACACCAATGCCGTTCAAGACAGCCAAGGCAATGACGCTGCATCGCTAAGCAGCACCTCGGTCACCAACAACTCCACCGTTGCTGGTACAGCGCCCACCTTCCAATCCGCTGCCACCAGCACCGACGGCACCAAAGTTGTCCTCACCTACGACGAGGCCCTCTCCGCCACAACCGCTGCCGCTTCTGCTTTCACAGTCACAACAGGTGGCAGCGCCAATGCCGTCACCGCCGTTGCCATCTCCGGTTCCACCGTTGAGCTCACGCTCACCAACGCCGTTAAAAACGATCAGGCCGTCACCGTTGCCTACGCCGATCCATCCGGCTCCAACGACACCAATGCCGTTCAAGACAGCCAAGGCAATGACGCTGCATCGCTAAGCAGCACCTCGGTCACCAACAACTCCACCGTTGCTGGTACAGCGCCCACCTTCCAATCCGCTGCCACCAGCACTGACGGCACCAAAGTTGTCCTCACCTACGACGAGGCCCTCTCCGCCACAACTGCGGCCGCTTCGGCCTTCACAGTCACAACCGCTGGCAGCGCTAATGCCGTCACCGCCGTTGCCATCTCCGGTTCCACCGTTGAGCTCACACTCACCGACACCGTTAAAAACGATCAAACGGTCACCGTTGCCTACGCCGATCCATCCGGCTCCAACGACAGCAATGCCGTTCAAGACAGCCAAGGCAATGACGCCGCAGATCTGAGCAGCACCTCGGTCACCAACAACTCCACCGTTGCTGGCACTCCGCCCACCTTCTCCTCAGCGGCCACCAGCACCGACGGCACCAAAGTTGTCCTCACCTACGACGAGGCCCTCTCCGCCACAACCGCTGCCGCTTCGGCCTTCACAGTCACATCAGGCGGCATTGCCAACAACGTCACAGCTGTTGCTGTCTCCGGTTCCACCGTTGAGCTCACCGTCAGCCGGCCCATTCCCAGTTGGCATGACCTCGCCGTTACTTACACAGATCCATCCAGCTCCAACGACGACAATGCCGTTCAAGACGGCCAAGGCAATGACGCTGCATCGCTAAGCAGCACTTCCGTCACCAACAATTCAACGGTGGAAGGCAGGGCCTTCGAAGAAGCAGGCGACCAAAGCACACTCAAAAGCAGCACTACAGACGATTGGTATGGCACCGCTGTCACCCTCTCAAAAGATGGCAGCACGATGGCTGTCGGTGTACCGCGAGCAGCTGGTGGCGGTACAAGAAGAGGCCAAGTTCGTATCTACAAGCGCAGTGGAGACGATTGGAATCTCATTGACACGATTAATGGAACCCAAGACCTAGCTCAGCAAGGGCAAGCCATATCACTATCAGCCGACGGAAACATTATTGCGATTGGAGCCGCGGCTTATGACAACGGGAGCAAATCGGATGCTGGACATGTCCGCACATTCAAATACGACACGTCAAGCTCAAGCTATAGCGACTATGGCAGCAATCATGAAATCAAAGGCAACAACACACAAGACTATTTTGGCGTCTCGGTATCACTGTCAGCCGACGGAAAAATTTTAGCTGCTGGTGCAAGCGGACACGATTACAGCAACAAAAAAGATGTTGGCTACATAACAATATATCACTTCAACGATGATTCAAACAAATGGGTCCGAAAATTATTCAAGAGAGGATCAATAACACAGAACTATTTTGGTGGAGAAATAGCTGTCTCTGGCGACGGCAAAACGGTAGCAATAGGAGGCCCTGGCGCTAGTGGTTCGGCGGGCCAAGGGCGCGTTGTTGTTTACCGATACAACGAAAGCACTGAGAAATGGCTGCAACTAGGAGTAGGCAAATATGGAGTGGCCGGTGATGACCACTTTGGTCGATCACTATCCATCTCAGCTGATGGCTCAGTTCTAGCGGTTGGTGGACCGGAAAATGATGATGCCGGCAGCAACAGAGGCCGTGTTGATCTGTTTGAACTATCAGAAAGCGGAGACCTGCAACCCCTTGGCTTGCCCATCTATGGAGAAGCCAATGATGACCAGTCAGGTGTTGCTGTAAGCCTTTCTGACAATGGCAAGCGAATAGCCATTGCAGCCCACCTCAATGATGGCGGGGGAACTGATTCAGGCCAGGTTCGGCTCTACGAATTCATTGATGGCTCATGGCAACAGCAAGGCATTGACCTTGATGGACCCACCCAACAAAGTTTTAGAAATAACGAGAATATCGCAATCAGCCTGTCAGGTGATGGCACCCATCTGGCGATTGGATCTCCGGCTTCCAATGACTCAGCTCCAAATACTGAAGGATTGGTTCGCGTCTTCAAGTTCCATGACAGCGTCACACCAACACTGAGCTCGAGCCAAACATCGATAGATGGCGAAAAAGTCATTGTCACATTTAGCGAAAACCTGTCAGCAGATCGACCAAATAGCAGCCAATTCAGCATTTCGGTCAATGGGACAACCAGAACAATCACGGGGATTGAGGCCAAGGGACCAAGCATTGAACTAACTCTCGATCAAGCGATTAAGAGCAGCGATACCAACATTCAAGTTAGTTACAGCGACGCATCAGGCGGTGATGACAGTGCTGCAGCACAGGATTTCAGCGGCAATGACGCCAGCTCGTTTAGCAATCAATCGGTCACCAATCTCTCCGTCATTGACCTCAGCAGCCGATTCTTAGAGGATGAAGATGGGAATATATTTGCAGAGTATGGCTACGCCAAAGTTGGACCTGCTTTTACCCAGGTTGATCTCAATCTTTCAGGGGGCTTCTCATCTCCCCTGGTCTTTTGCAATGTTGTTAGCCGCAATGAGCGCGACCCGGTTGCAACAAGACTGAACGCGGTCACCAGCAGCTCCTTCCAAGTACAACTTGACGAACCAAAGTTTTACGGGACCTCAAAAGGAAAGAGCTTCCACACCGATGAAATCATCAGCTACTTTGTTATCGAATCAGGCAAGCACGAACTCACCGACGGCAAGATTTTTTACGCAAAATCGGAAGGCCAAAAGAGGCATCCCAGCAATCCCTCAACGAAATCACAAAGTTGGTCAAGCACAATCTCATACGCTGATGCCAATTTCAGCGAGATTCCTGTTCTGTTTGGTCAGTCACAAACGCATGCTGGTGCAGATTTCATCACCACACGCACGAAGAATGTCAGCAAAACAGGTTTTCAATACAGCTTTCAGGAGGCAGAGAACAAAGGAAGTCACCCAGCTCAGGAAACCTTTGCTTGGATGGCCTACTCGGGCGGCAAGAGCAACAGTGGCGGCATTGAACTTGAAGGACAAGCACTAGACAAAGTCTTTACCCACACGCCCAAACAACAATCATTTCTCAACAGCTACGCATCAACGCCACTCTTACTGGCTGGTCTGCGCACATTTGAAGGAGACGATACTTCCTTTAGCCGAGTTCATGCTCTCAACACCAGCGGCTTCACAGTTGCTCTTCAAGAAGAAAGCTCAGCTAACGGTGAGCTTGAACACGGCAACGAAAGTATCCATTACTTAGCGATTGCCACCAGCGCTCCACCAAGCATCCAGTCAGCCACCGAGAGCTTTGCTGAAAATACTGACACAACATCTCAGGTCAAAGTTATTGACCTGCAAGACTCCAACACCCTCACAGACAAGAGTCCAGATGGTGAAGCCATTAGCTACAGCATCAAGACAGGCAATACGGACGTATTTGCCATCAACTCCAATACCGGCGTCATCACAATTAAAGCTGGTACCAACCTGGATTACGAAACAACAACCAGCTATGCACTGACTATCAGCGCCCAAGCCGGCACTGCATCAACAGAAGCAGTTATCACGGTCAATGTCGACCCATTCAATGACAATGATGTTGTTTTAAGTGATAACAACATCAGTCAAAATACAGTTGCGGAAAATGCGTCTACTGGAACACCTGTTGGAATCACTGCCCTAGGAAGTGATGCTGACCGCGGCGTATCGATCAGCTCCTATGCACTCACCGACGATGCCGGCGGCCTGTTTGCCATCAACTCCTCCACCGGAGTTGTCACCGTTAACGGAGCGATCGACTACGAGAGCAAGCAATCTCACACGATCACAGTCAAAGCTACATCCTCCGATAACTCGGCAACAACTAAAGACTTCACCATTGCCGTCACCGACGTTGACGACAACACACTCTCGGTAGCCGACAGCAATTCAGCCACCAACACCATTGCTGAAAATGCCACAGCTGGTGATGGCGTTGGTGTTACTGCCCTCGGCACCGATGCCGACTACGGCACCTCCATTGCCTACGACTTCACCTCCAACCCAAGCGACCTCTTTGCCATTGATGCCTCATCCGGCGTCATCACTCTCGCGACTGACAAAACACTCGATTACGAATCAGCCCAGTCCCACACCCTCACCGTCCGTGCCACATCCACCGACTCCAACGGCGACACCTCAACCGCCACCAAAGAAATCTCCATTGCCGTCACCGACGTTGACGACAACACACTTTCGGTAGCCGACAGCAATTCAGCCACCAACACCATTGCTGAAAATGCCACAGCTGGTGATGGCGTTGGTGTTACTGCCCTCGGCACCGATGCCGACTACGGCACCTCCATTGCCTACGACTTCACCTCCAACCCAAGCGACCTCTTTGCCATTGATGCCTCATCCGGCGTCATCACTCTCGCGACTGACAAAACACTCGATTACGAATCAGCCCAGTCCCACACCCTCACCGTCCGTGCCACATCCACCGACTCCAACGGCGACACCTCAACCGCCACCAAAGAAATCTCCATTGCCGTCACCGACGTTGATGACAACACACTCTCGGTAGCTGACAGCAATTCAGCCACCAACACCATTGCTGAAAATGCCTCATCCGGCGCAACCGTTGGTGTTACTGCCCTCGGCACCGATGCCGACTACGGCACCTCCATTGCCTACGACTTCACCTCCAACCCAAGCGACCTCTTTGCCATCGATGCCTCATCCGGCGTCATCACTCTCGCGACTGACAAAACACTCGATTACGAATCGGCTCAGTCCCACACCGTCAAAGTTCGCGCCACATCCACCGACTCCAACGGCGATACCTCAACCGCCACCAAAGAAATCTCCATTGCCGTTACCGACGTTGATGAATTCACTCCCAGCCTCAGCGATGGGGATAGCACAGCCAACACAGTTGCAGAAGATGCAACAGCTGGCACCACTGTGGGCGTCACAGCCAAGGGCAGTGATGGCGATGCAGGAACCAGCTTCTCTTATGCCTTCGCCAGCGATGGCAACCCCAACGTTTTATTCGACCTGAATGCAACAACAGGCGTTGTCACACTCGCAGGGAGCCTGGACTATGAAACTGCCACGAGCCATTCCATCAAAGTTGTTGGCACTGCCACCGACAGCAACGGCGGTAGCAAAACAACAGAGGAAACCTTCCAAATCAATGTTGGCAATGTCAATGACAATGACCCAGCCCTAGCGGCACAAAGTGTTGACGTTCTGGATTCCATCAGTGCTGGCACTGAACTGGCCGACCTCAAGGATTCCAATACCTCGAATGACACGGACCGCGACGGCGATGCGATCGAATACTCGATCACGGCAGGCAATGAAAATAAACTCTTCGCCATCAATGCAACAACAGGAAAGTTATCGCTAGCCACTGGAAAATCACTGGACTATGACACATCAGATCAACACGTCTTAACCATCGAGGCAGCAGATACTGGCGGACGTTCAGGGACAGCAACAATCACCATTGATGTTCAAGATTCCAATACAGCCCCTGATGCGGTTGATGATGCCATAACCCTGAATGAGGACAGCAGCGTTGATGTTGCTGCCTCCAGTGGCATCATCCAAAGCAATGACAGCGATCAAGATGGCGATTCTTTAACAGTTCACAAGTTCTACCTCGGAGAAAGCACAGAGAGCTCCCCCATAGAAGGAATCCTTGGCCAAGCCATTAACGGCAGCTATGGATTACTCACACTCAATTCAGACGGCTCCTATCAATATTCAGCAGATAACGCCAATGCACTCGGTTCAGGCGAAACAGCTGTGGACTCGTTCCACTACGTAGTAAGTGACGGGAAGCTAACTGAAAAGGCGGACATCTCGTTCACTATCGAAGGGGTCAATGACGCCCCTTTTCTTGCAGACACAACCAAAAAGCGAAAATACATCGAGGGACAATCAAATGTAACCGTCATTGATGGCAGCCTTGACATCATTGATCCTGACGATACTGATATCGAAAGCGCATCGATTCAATTCTCATCGGAGACGTATCAAGCGACAGAAGATGTGCTTGGGTTCAATGATGCCTATGGCATTCAAGGCGGATGGAATGCGGCAACAGGTGTACTTTCACTCACCGGCAGCACCTCAATTTCTAACTACATCAAGGCACTGGAGTCGATCACCTATACCAATACCAATAATGTCAATCCTGTCATCGGGGAGCGCACAATCGAATGGACAGTTAATGACGGAGATGCCAATTCAACAGACGTGACCTCTATCGTTGACGTTGGCGGAACGAATGATGCACCAGAAAGCAATAACGAAGCCGTTGCAGTCGATGCCAGTTCAACCATCTCAACGACAACTCAAACAAATCTCTTGAGTAACGATACTGATCCGGAGGGAGACTCCCTTAGCATCCTAAAATTCCGCCTGGGTACAGAGAAAGAAAGCAGCACAGAGTTTCAAGCAGGCAACACAATTACGGGCCTATATGGAAGAATGACCATTCAAGCCGATGGTTCATACTCCTATATTGCCGATCAAACAGGAGCAAAACGGCTTCTTACAGACGAAACACGCACCGAAACGTTTACTTACACGGTCTCCGACTCTCAAGACACTGACGCAGGCGAAATAGAAATCACAATCACTGGCATCAATGACAGCCCAGTCGCTATTAACGATTCCTTCCAAGTCGAAGAAGATAGCTCAAAATTTAGGCCCGATGTACAAGGACTGCTCGCCAACGACACGGATGTCGATGGCGACGCCCTTTCGATTACAACCGTCAGAACTGGGAACGAAGCGTCAGTTTCAAGCTCCACCACCAGCAGCCGCACTGCCACAGGCACCTATGGAACTGTAGACATCAATGAGGATGGCTCCTATCGCTACGCCGCTGATCAAGATGCAGCAGATGCATTAGACGAAGGCGATCTGGTCACGGGCATCTTTACTTACACACTTAGCGATGGTGAAAGCACAGATCAAGGAGAACTTGAAATCGAGATTCGCGGTATTAACGATGCGCCGGTCTTAGCAGCAATTACCGGCGGAAGCGTTGCTGCACAAGACAATACAACTGACTTCACAAGCAACAATCTTTCAGGCCAACTCAGCGCAACAGATGCTGATGAATCAGCATCACTAACGTACGGCATCTCGACCTCTACTTCGTCGGCAAAAACTGCTTTCGCATCCAGCCCTCAACAAAGAGTCAACGCCAATCAATCTTCGACAACTTACACAGGCTCATACGGACAATTAACGATTAACCCAACAACGGGGTCCTATCAATACACACCTAATTCAACGGCTATTTACAGCCTAAGCGCTGGCCAACAAGCCAATGATAGCTTCGATATTTTTGTCAGCGATGGAAGCCTGACATCAAATCAGTCATACAACATTACGGTGACTGGAGCGAATCATTCTGCGGGCTCAGGAACGAGCGGTGGTGGTGGCTCGAGCTCCACAGACTCCGGGTCAACGGGAACTGATCCAGGAGACACGGGAAACACAGGTTCAGGATCGATAGACGGAGGTTCAAGCGGAACCGAATCGCCGGACACTGGCAGCACAAGCCCAGGATCCTCTGGCGGCGGATCTTCCGATACTGAAGGATCATCAAGCACAGGGTCGACTGGTGCTGGATCCTCTGATTCTGGATCTGATTCATCGAGCGCAAGCAGTACAACCACCAGCACAGAAACAGCGAGTGCTGGCTTAGGAGACAGTGGCTTCGCAGAAACCAGCTTTGTAGGCAGCGACTTTGCCAGCGAAGCGATCGCTTCATTGCTGGCAGATCCCATCACAGGGTCGGAAAATAGCTTCGATCTTGAAACTCAACCCCAAACACTTCTCGTAGCATCCGCGGGTGTTAGCAGCCTTCAAAACATCCAACCCAACGAAGCAGAGAACGAAATAATTCAGAATAACAATTCTGGAGATGGCGGCACAAACAATCTCTTCATCCCATCAACCGCCGCAATCGACAGCTCAGATGAATTCCTAAGCGCCATTCAACAAGATATCGCGAATATCCTGAGCACGATTGATAGCAACAACGGCGTTCGCATTCAACTGCCAACAAGCTCCGCAGAGGTACTGACGCCACAAACCCTGGGGCCATCGGACCAAGACGAATCAACACTTGCGCCTGAGACACTCGATTTTGACAACAACGAAGAAGGAAATAACCCTGAAAATATTGACTCTGAGGCCTCGGATCTCTTGAGCTGGCAACAGTTTGCTCCTGCCGACAAAGCAGGCATGATCCCATTGCTGATCTCACTCAATGCTCGTCCCCAAGGGGACATGATCGTTCAACTGAGGGCAAGCAATCTCAATGCTTTTGGATCAGCAGACTTTAATTTCACGCCTGAGAACTGGAATCAACCTCAACTCATCTGGATTGATGCCAATCAGATCGAATTCGAAGGAGAAAGCGAAACACTAGAACTTAAGGTCGGGCTTCTATCCGCCACCGATCCTGACACCGTTGATATTGAGATTCTGAACATCGAAATTCAAGACCCGACACCATGTGCAGAATCAAAGTGCGGACAAGCAGCTGCTCAAGCTAGAGAAATCGATGGCGAAGACGATCCAAATCTCGACCTTGAGCTTTCAACGATAGCGGAAGAAAGGTCGGCATTTTTCTTATTCTTGAGGTCTTCTTTATCTCCATTTCTTGTGCTCACAAACATGGCGCTTCACATGATTCGCCAACTACAACCAGAAGAGCCAACACAAGTCGCCTCACTGGAACTGAGCTCTGCAGCAGACAATCAAAGGGTTCAAGAGCAAACACCCGATTCAAAGGTCGACAACGTCCACGTGTTTGCCCCAATCGACTTGAGCAGCATGTCCGAAACAGCCACACCCAACGTCTTAAGAGACACTGCAAACCAAATCGGACAACTCGAACCAGCGTCTTTGCTAACGGACAATCCCAATCCCTTCGAAAGGTTTTAG